The Mesobacillus boroniphilus region GCCAACCGGACCAACAGGGCCGACAGGACCAACCGGACCAACAGGACCAACGGGGCCAACCGGACCGACGGGACCAACAGGACCAACGGGGCCAATTGGGCCAACGGGACCAACTGGAATATGTGAATGTGACGAACTTGAATGTACTTGTACAGAACAAATCAGGAACGTTCTGTTGCAAATTGCTGGTGCGACAGGATCAGTTAACGTTCAAATAAATACTGAAAACGGTGGTACCGTGACAGGATCAATAACGAATGTATCGCAGGTTGGAGAAGGAATAGTTACACTTAATGATGGAACTATAATAAGTATTTGTAAGATAGCCTGGATTAGAACCCCTAATACTAATTTTGAAACATTAGGAATTGTACCGCTGGTTTTACCTGAACCACCTGAGGTAAGCTGTGAAGATGATTGTGAGCAGGAAATAAGAAATGCTTTAATGATTGGCACAGTTTACAACATATCTGCAGGCGGAAATGCAACCGGTAATAGACGAATAAACTTTAAAGCGGTCGGTATAGTCTTCATAGGACAACAAACAGGAAGTAATATTACAACAGATACAGCTGTTTCAACATGTGATATTGAATTTGCTGATCCACAATAAAGATAAATAAGAAAAACTCAACTATTATAGCCCTTCTATTACCCTTGCCTGGTATTTGAAGGGTTTTTTCTTTTGCAGTAACTGGTGAAAAATCAAAATAATAAGATCTTACGAAAAATACCTGTTTCCAGGAATTCCTTATCAAATCGCACTAATCAATTTTAATTTCATATTATAGGATCATGGTATCTTGAAATTAAACTATTTGCGGGTGAAAAGATGATACAAAAGCTCAGAAATTTTGAATTTGAAAAACGTCTGAACCTTCTTCCATTAGCAAAAAAACAACTATTAACCAAATCTAGTAGAAGAATGGAAAGACTTCACATTGTCTATGCTATGACCCATGTCGGCATTTCCGGCGGGGTGAAGGTCATATTAGAGCATGCAAACAGGCTGAAAAAAGCAGGTGCGAGGGTAACGCTGGTATCTCATTTTCAGAAGCCGTCCTGGTTTCCGATTGAAGCGGAATATATCCAGGTTCCATTTGAACTTGACCTGGCAAAAGGGATTCCAAATTGCGATGTGATTGTCGCTACTTATTGGGATCATATTCAGGCGTGCATTGAAACGGGGATTGCTCCTGTTGTTTATTTTGAACAGGGTGATTTTCATCTATTTGACTATGATTCAATGAACAGTATTTTGAAAAAATTCATTCAGAAACAACTTGAAATCCCTCCTTTTATCTTCACTGTGTCCAATCAGGCATCAAAGCAGATTGCTAGCATCTATGGAAGGGAAGCGAAGGTTATTCCCAATGCGGTAGATGAAGATATTTTTACAACAATGAAAGCTGAAAAAGAGAGCGCAGAAAAGCCTTACCTGCTGATGGTAGGGGCCGAGTCTGCGAAATTCAAGGGAATCGCTGATATCATAACTGCCTATGAAAAAGTAAAAAAAGAATTTGATGTCGATTTATACTGGATTACCCCTGAACAGCCTTCTGAGGAAATGAAAAGGAGGGTGAACAAGGTTTTTGTCGGTCCCACTCAACAAAAAATCAGCAGCTTATACAGAGGGGCTTCTTTGTATATTTGCGGGTCAACCTACGAAAGCTTTTCCCTTCCGGCCCTAGAGGCTATGGCCTGCGGATGCCCCGTTGTTACGACAAATAACCTTGGAGTACTTGAATATGCTGTCGACCAGGAGAATGCTTTAATCTGCCAGAAGACTGACCCTGTTGATATGGCAGAGAAAATAGCCTGTGTATTATCAAGTAAAGAGTTACAAAAAAAATTAACGGCCAATGGTCTCATAACAGTTGAAAACTATAAATGGAATACAATAATCGAGGAACTGCTGGATTTTTATAAAAAAGTGGCTTCGCATAAAGTAAAGGGGCAGAATCAGCTCAACGAATGGGAAATCGCTGTAAAATCAGAGCATTTTCTGGCAAAAGAAGATTTAGCGAAACTGAAAAACTTTTTGTGTGTCACCAGCGCGGATATTGTGAAAGCTCCTGTGGTTTACGCTGTTGAAAAAGCACCGCCAGTAGCCAGGTGGGAAGTCGTTGCTTGTCGCAAACACGTGGATGAGGGAAAAACGGAGCATTGCTTCACCCCATTACTGCCGTTCAACAAGCTGCAACTGTTCAATTATCCTGGATACAAGTCATTTTTAATAAAAGAATACGAGGATGCATTGGCTGAATTTCAATTTCTGTATGATCGAGAAGAAAATGAAAAGGAAAAAGCCGCAATTGGCCGGTGGATCGTTCTGAGTCTTTTGAGACTTCAAAGGAAAGAGCAGGCAAAGAAGAGATTAAAGGAGTATATCAAACAATTCACTAATCATGCCGATTTTTATTTGCTGAAAGCTCATCTTGATGAAGATGCGAAGGAAAAAGCCAGTTCAATTGAAACAGTCAGGCTTTTGGGTGATGCCGCGTCACTCCCTGAATTTTTCTATAAAGTGAATCATGAAATTTGAGCTGAAAACCAACCTGGGGCCATGTTGGAAAAGTAAACAAACACTTCTTGCGTATTTTTGAATATACCTAAAATGACTGAAAGAAATTTGAAGGTAAAAAGGAGTTTTTCAATTGACCTATTCATTTTCGCCGGAACAATGGGAGTACTTATTCAGGCTTGGCTATCCGGGTCCCTGGGATAAGGAGTCAATGGCCTCGGAGGCTATTTACAGAGGCGGAGAGGCAATTGTTAAAAGCAAACTACTAAAAAATCAATATCTTCCTTATAATCTTGAAGACATCATCGAGGAAGGCATGAAGAGCCTTTTGAATGATATAATCTGCCTGCAAACAGCAAGCGAAGTAGAAATGCAGCTGTTAGAGGCTTTGCGAGAAAAGAAGGGGTTCAGTGTAATAAGGATTGGTGATGGCGAAATACTGGCTTTATCACACGATATCCTGGTTACTTCAGAAGAAATTAATAAAAATAGACGGCTTAAGGGTATGGGGGGATTTAAGGTCCCGAACCATGAAAAAAGAGATTTATTGGCTAAGAATCTGCTAGAGGCTGATATTGTTGGCATTCCAGAAGCGAGATATCCAGTCTATCAGAGGATGTTCAATCAAGTCGCTAAGGAATATGGGCTGCCATTGCAGTCTATGAAATTGGCTGCTTCACTGATCAATTACCAGATTAACCAGGAAACAGCTTTTTATCATCATGTTTTAAAGAATTATCGAGTCCTGCTGATTGGAAATCGTTCGGCTGATGGAGAGGAATTTTTCATCAAAAAGGGCTATAACTCCATTGCAGGCACCATAAAGGTCCCAGGATTTGATTCGATTGAAAAAGTGATGGAAGAAGCCGATCGATATGAGTATGACATTGCCTTCGTTTCGGCGGGGGTAGCCGCCAACATCATCTGTGTGGAAATAGCCAGGAGGGATAAGGTGGCAATTGATTTTGGGCACTTGCTTGATTGGTATCTGTCAGGCCGCAGGGTGATCAGGACCGAATGAGGAGGCCGATCATCTCTTTTTCAATCACATAACTGGGGTGTTTTTATGATTAGCGTCATTTTGCCAGTGTACAACGGGGGGGATTTCCTTAAGGAAACCATCAGCAGCATCTTGAATCAGACATATAAAAATCTGGAGCTCATCATTGTGAATGATGGTTCAACAGATAACAGTGAAGAGGTAGTGCTGACGTTTACTGATGAAAGAATAAAATATTTTAAACAAGAGAACAAGGGAGTGGCGGAGGCTTTTAACAAGGGATTATCTGAGGCGACAGGAGATTATATCACCTTCCATGGAGCCGACGATCTCTCCCTTATAAACCGTTTTGAACGGATGCTCCAGATTCTTCAGCGCGGCGGGATTGGAGTTGTGCATTCTGATATGCTCCTGATTACAGCAGGGGGCTCACCGATGGGCTACTGGCAATCAGGGAATGTGCTGCCTGAAGGCCTGTATTCTTTTTTCCTGAATGTAGGAACTCCATTCAATAACCCAACAATGATTTTTAAAAGAGATGTGCTCAAAAGCGAAGTAAAATATGATCCTACTATTAAAGTTGGGTCCGATACGGATTTTATCCTGAAGGCTTTAAAGAGTGACTGCCTGTCCTATCATATTCCAGAGCCTTTGTATCTTTACAGGAGGCATCAGACAAATGTGACGAACCAGAAAAATCCGGCTGTACTGGCTCGGCATGTGAAACTGAATCTTTCCGATCATGACCTGAAGAATATTCACGAAGCAAATGGCGGTCCTGATGGTACGGATCACAATCTTTTTGCTGCTAAATTAATTGCCGGGCTCGCATTATCCAGGAGATGGATGATGAATGAAGCATTTATCCTCTTTAATGATGCCATTCCCTTAATCAAGAGTGACCGTGACCGTATTTTTTTTGAAGGGATGAAAGGGTTGATTGAAAAAGACTATCCGCGTGCGGTTAAGCACTTCACCAAGATCGAGAACAGGACCCATCTTGAGGAAAATTATTTAGGTGAAGCCTTGATGTTTTTAAAGAAATATAACGAGGCGTACTTCCATTTCATTAAAGCATTGGAACTGTGTCCGGATTATCATTCTCCTGTTCAGAACCTCAAAGCAATCGGCACTTTAAGAGGGCTTAATGTCATTGATAAACATATAAATAAGTATAAATAGACCCCCGGATTTAGGGGGTTCTTCTATTCAGATACCCGGGTTTTACAGAACACGAAGGAGTGGAATCCATTGAAGGAGAAACTGAAAATTTTACTGCTGGTCAAGCCGTTCTGGATTAAGTTTCCGAAGCATAAGCCAAAGTATGAAACGATTGCTGCCCTGGAGAACGATGCTGAGGTCAGGTACTGGCATAAAGACGGAAACATAAAGGATATCTTGCGAAGAATCGATTTTAAACCAGATTTCATTCTTCAGTATGATGTGGCGTGGGGATATGCTTTTTCACCGATCATCAGCGGCCTGGGGCAAATCGACATCCCTAAAGGGTCAATTGTAATCGACGTCCATTACTTTCCCTATGTAAGAAGGCAATATTTTGAAGACACCAATATGGATATGATTTTTTCCCTCACAAAGTCGCCCTTTTTGAAAACATTTCCCGAATATAAGGAGAAGTTCAGATGGTGGCCGTTTTCTATTAATCCAACTATTTTTAAAGATTGGCAGCTGGAAAAAGACATCGATTACTTACTGATGGGCCAGGTATATGACCACGACGGACAGAACAACACAAATACCCCAAAAGGGAGATACCCTTTCAGGGAGGAAGTTTTAAAGAAAATGAAGGAAGTAGATGGCTTTGTCCATCACGCACATCCAGGGCATGATGCCCCTGAAGCTGCGATCCTGAATGAAAAGTATGCCCGTGAATTAAACCGGTCTAAAATTTTCTTCACCTGTGGGGGGCAGTATAAATACCCTGTTCTGAAATATTTTGAAGCCCTGGCATGCAGGACCCTGCTGCTTGCCGAGCCGGTACAGGATATACTGGATCTCGGTTTTAAAGAAGGCCAGCATTTCGTGGCATGCGATCTTTCAAACTTTCAGGAAAAAGCGCAATATTATCGAGACCATGAAAAAGAACGGCAGCTCATAGCTGATAATGGATATAGGTTTATCCATGAAAACCATACGAATGAAGCCAGAGCCAAGCAAATGGTTCAATATATTCAGGAGTATTTAGATGGGCAGAAAAAATGAATCTGTGAGATAGCTAAAAAGATGAGATATCGAGATCTCGTCTTTTTTTTATGTAAGTTTTGGAAGAAAGGAGGGGGGATACCACTCATGGCTAATCGGTTTACTATAAACTGCCGGTGTCAACCTATTTCCATTCATGCACATTTTAATTGAGTGGTATAAAGGTCCAAGCGCTTGTCCGGACTGTCACATACTCTAATATATGTCTTTTTATCTACTGGAATAGGAAAAAGCTACAGAAAGGAAGGATACCTGTGGATGCACGCGGTTTTTATGAAATGTTAATAAAGAAGTTTCCCATGGGAGAACTGGGAAAAGGGCTGGAGCCTACTTTTCCGGGTAAGTCATATCAGCCAATGACTTATGGTTTGCTGCTTTCCTCTGAAATAATATATTATAGGTTATTTCGCGATCAAAACACTCTTGATAGAATCCAGGAGCTAGTTAACTGGCTGATTGAGAACAAGGATTTAGATAAGGACGGCATTCCGGGATGGGGTCTGCCTCATGAATGGGATGCATATCAGAACGGTTCCGTTAATCCGCCTAATCACCCCTACACTATTACAACATCCATCGTGATGAATGGTTTACTGGATGTTTTATCAATGCTTGAATTGGTGTCTTTTAAGGAGAGAGCAATCATTCAAGGCATATTGGCTAAAACTGCCCTTCATTGGTGCCAGAATGTGTGGACCTCAAATGCTAAAGGGGGCTATTTCTGGTACAGTCTCAGTAAAACTGATTCTAACTTTACCGTGAATGTTTCTGCGATGTTTCTTGGAACATTATCGAGACTATTGGCAGAACACGGCTGTATATTCACTGAGCAGAAATACAGCTTTGTAAAAGGTCGGATCAACTCTGCCGCTAATTCTGTTATTTCAAACGTGAAATTATCTAAAGGGATGCCTGAATGGTACTATACGATCTACGAAGATCCTGCAAAAAAAAGCAAATTAAATGATGTAATACACCATGGATATATTCTATGGGGGATGGAGCTTTACAGGAAGTATGGAGGGTTACATCCAGTGCCGTGGACGATTGAGCAGGCTGTTAAATCCATTGATCGTTTTATTGTTAATGATAAGGTATATAGATTTACTGAACTTAATAAAGGGCCTGCCCGACTGTGGGGAGCTGGAATGGCTTTAGCCTTTTACTCCAGTTACGATGAGCAGGAAAAGGTAAAACATCTGATAGGGATTATCGATGAACAATATGGACCATTTCCTGACCTACTTTATTATCCTTCGGTTTCTAGTAAAAACAAAAACTTTTATCCTCGCTTTGCGGCGCATGTTCTATGGGGGTTGTCACTCAGTTTAGGATAGAAACAAATAAACCTATATAACCAATGTTATATAGGTTTATTTGATTTAACTTCTTTTAAAACTCTTTCAAGATAAGCTATTACGCCATCTCTCAGGTCTTCACGCTGAAGGGCAAAATCAATTGTTGTCTGGACAAAGCCCATTTTTTCGCCAACGTCATATCTTTTGCCTTCGAATTCGTATGCGAATACTCTTTGGATCTGATTCAATTGCTGAATGGAATCTGTTAATTGTACTTCGCCTCCTGCACCCACTTGCTGCAAATCAAGGAACTTGAATATTTCAGGATTCAAGATATAACGGCCGATGATGGCGAGATTTGAGGGAGCGGTGCCTGACGGCGGCTTCTCGACAAAGTTTTGAACATGATATCTCCGTCCATCCTGTGCGGAAGGGTCAATGATGCCATACCGGTGGGTCTCCTCAACCGGCACTCGCTGAACACCGATGATACTTGAGTGTGTCTCTTCATATTGGGTGATCAGCTGCTTTAAGCAGGGAGTTTCGCTTTGAACGATATCATCTCCGAGCAGAACGGCAAACGGTTCATCTCCGATAAAATTCCTGGCGCACCATACGGCATGTCCTAAACCCTTTGGTTCTTTCTGGCGGATGTAATGGATATCAGCCAGTTTAGAGGGGTGCTGAACCCGCTCGAGTAATTCGAGCTTTCCCTTTTCGAGAAGATTGCGTTCAAGCTCATGTGCAATATCAAAATGGTCTTCAATGGCTCTTTTGCCTTTCCCGGTTACAATGATAATATCCTCAATTCCCGATGCTACTGCTTCTTCTACAATATATTCAATGGTCGGTTTATCGACGATCGGAAGCATTTCCTTTGGCATGGCTTTAGTAGCCGGCAGGAACCGGGTACCTAAGCCTGCAGCAGGAATGATGGCTTTGCGTACTTTTTTCACTAGCCTTCCTCCAATAATTAGTTGGTTTGTACATTATACTTATGAATGGTCTTGCATATGATTGGGATGACAAGAATCGGTGACTGCACAATGGCTGGAAAGAAGCTTAGGGAAAAGAGAGTGGTTTGGGATCAACTGATAATCTCCTTTAAAGCATCACAAATTTTCCGGATTTGATTCTTAGTTAACTCTGCGTACATCGGCAGAGATAAAAGGTTATCGGCATACTCTTCGCTGAGTGGAAATGTCCGTGCAGGAATTCCAAGGTCTCTGTAGGCTTCGGTGAGATGGATTGGCGCCGGATAATGGATACCAGTTTGGATGCCTCTGTCGAGCAGCTTCTTTTGGACATCTTCCCGATCCTTGATGCGGATGACAAACAGGTGGTACACATGCCTGACATCTTCTTTTTCAACCGGAAGAATGATATTTGTATCTTTCAGCATCTCCCTGTAGAGAGAAGCGTTTTTCCTTCTTGCTTCAGTCCACTGTTCGATATAGTTCATTTTAACATTCAGGATGGCAGCCTGGATTCCATCCAACCTGCTGTTATAACCGGCAATTTCATGGATGTATTTCACTTTGCTGCCATGCTGACTCAAGAGCCGTACGAGGCCAGCAAGTTCCTTGTCATTCGTCACCACCGCACCGCCATCACCATATGCCCCTAAATTCTTGCCCGGGTAAAAGCTGAAGCATGCGGCATCACCGATCGACCCAACCCGCCTTCCTTTATATTCAGCGCCATGTGCCTGGGCTGCATCTTCAATCACTTTAAGTCCATGCCGGGCAGCGATTTCCAGGATTGGATCCATATCTGCAGGCTGTCCATATAAATGGACTGCCATAATCGCTTTCGTTTTTTCGGTAATCCTGGAAGGGATTTCTTCTGTATTGATCGTATACGTCTCTTTATCATGATCGACGAATACAGGCCTTGCCCCTGTGGCTGTAATCGCTTCTGAAGAGGCAATGAAAGTATTGGCAGGGACAATTACCTCGTCCCCATGTCCGATGCCCATTGCCTTTAAGGTAAGCCACAAAGCGTCCGTCCCATTGCCGACACCAATACAATAAGACGCATGGCAATAATCAGCGAAGTTTTTTTCGAAAGTTGCGACCTCTTTGCCTCCTACAAAGGCACAATCCTCGAAAATTTTTGCGACGGCTTCCTTCACTTCACTTTCAATGCTTTTATACTGGGCCTTTAAATCTAAAAATGGGATCATCATGCTTGGTTTCTCCTTAATAAAAGATCACTTTCCTCGAGTACTTTTACAACATTCAAACCTTTATTGCCGCTGCTCAAAGGCTCTTTGTTGTTCAGGACGCAATCTGTGAAATGGGAAAGTTCAACACTCAATGCTTCTTTTAAAATAAGCTCGGGAAAATACTCTTTTCCATTCTCATACTGGTAGGAAATTTCACTTTTTGAGAAGTCAACATGCTTATGAAATACCTTTATTTTTTTCTCTGGCTCCATGTCGTCGTAAATCATCATGCCTTTTGTTCCGACAATTGCCATTTTCCGGACCTTTTCCGGGTATAGCCAGCTGTTCATAATATAGACTTTCTCTCCGGTTGAATAGGTTAAGTTGAGAAAAGCGGTATCTTCAAGCTGTGGATTGATATCTCGATGCCCATATGCTTTGATCTTGGTGATCTGGCTGCCAATCAGATAGTCGGCAATCGATAAGTCATGGGGAGCCAAGTCCCATAAGACATTGATATCCTTTTGGTATAAACCTAAATTCAGGCGCTGGGATGTGATATACCGAATGGTCCCTAATTCACCTGAATCAATAATTTCCTTCATTTTCCTTACTGCGCCTGTGTATACAAAGGTATGCCCGACCATTAGTGTAAGGTTCATGGAGTCTGCAAGTTTACAAAGTTCCTTTGAAGTTTGAACAGAGTCGGTGAGAGGTTTTTCAACAAAGACATGCTTGCCGTTTGTGAGGGCTTCTTTTGCAAATCGATAATGAGTATTCACCGGGGTCACAATCAGTACGATGTCTATTGCGCGGTCCGTGATGATATCCAGATAGTTTGTGGTGGTTTTAATATAAGGGTATAAGGCTTTTTGTTTTGCCAGCTGTTCAGTATTCAAATCTGCAACATAGATTAACTCAACTCCAGGCAGGGCATCCAGATTTCGGATAATATTTGGTCCCCAATAACCGCAGCCTATGACTCCTGCTTTTAACATAGATTGATCCCTCCTAAAAAATTCTCCTGCAGCGGGAGAGGAGACATTATTCCTGGATGTATCGAATGACCTTAGCCGGGTTTCCGGCAACGATCGAGAATTCCGGGACATTCCTGGTGACAACACTGCCAGCACCGACTATGGCGCCTTTACCGATCGTGAGTCCAGGCAGGATGGTACTGCCGGACCCGATGGATGCCCGTTCTTCTACAATCGTTTCCAGGAGGGTCCATTCGCCATCATTTTGCAAGGTGCCATCCGGATTGGTGGAGCGGGGGAACATATCATTCGTGAACATCACCCCATGGCCGATAAAAACTCCATCTGCTATATGCACTCCTTCACATAAAAAAGAGTGGCTTGAGATTTTGCAATTTTTCCCGATTTTAACTCCTTTTTGGATCTCAACGAATGTGCCAACCTTTGTTCCGTCTCCTATTTCACACCCATAGGCATTTACAAAATCATAAATCCTGACGTTCTCACCTAGCTTTACATTGTTTAAATTGCTTTTATTATTCATATAACACACCCATATCTATCATTTTTATAGATGCTATGGTATAGAGGGTCACCGATTCATAATCAGTCTCTTTATGGTATATGTCGTGAAAATGGAAGTGTATGGGGGAGAGCCTACAGATGTGAAAAATCCGCTGGCAAATGAATGATTGTGCGGATTTTTCTCGGGCCTTGATCATCCACGAAGATTCGCCAGATATTCTTCTACATATTTGATAAATTGCTGAGCCCTTACATCGTTTGTATGGTAGGTATGGATGAACTCGTAGCCTGTATCCGTTATTCGTGTTCTTTCTTTCTCGTTTTCCAGGTAATACATCGCTTTTTCATAAAAATTGGATTCATTACAGGCGACAAAGTTTTCACCATCTACGAATCCCAATTCTGTAAGATCTGGAACAGGCTTTGCCAGGAGCAGCGTTCGGCATGCAGGAGCTTCAAAGTATTTCAGTACTGGATATTGAAACTTGGACCCGCAAGTAAAGAACATTTTTGCCCGATTTAGTTCCTTCGCATATTTTTCATTAAGATAGTTTTTTGAAGTATTCTTTGCGTAGTGTCCAGGATGATGATGAAATAAAAAGCCTTCCTCTTTCCTCATCCGCACTAAAACTTCCTCTCTGAATGGGTACTTTCCCTGTGGAGTACCAGTCACATTCCTGCTCTTTCGTTCCCTGTCAAATACTTGCCCCATCAGCAGGAAATTAATATTCTTCTCAATCTGCCAATCTTTAAAAACCTCAGGATTGATGGCAAAGGGGAACCAGCGCAACTGATCCTTGTATTGAGGGAAAGTTTTTAGGAACGGTGACTTTGTTACAGAAAAGATTAAATCGATTTTATTTCTACTAAAAAATTTTCTTCGTTCGGCGGGGCTGTAGTGGATATCAATTACGATACATCCTTTTGGAATTTTGGTCCTCCCTAATCCCTTTATCCTCGGGGCCAGGGGGCTGTTCCAGGCATGATCATAATGCAGAATGAAATCTGGGGTGAAATTCAATGCAACTAAAATATCATTGATGTGGCCATCTTTATGCCAATACCGCACGTCGGCAAATTTTTCGATTGCTTTGATTGTGTCGAACTTTGGTTGATGCTTTGGTGCAGATTTGTTGAAAGACTTGATCAAAACAAGAATCTTAAGTTTTTCTTTTTCTTCCATGAAAAACACCTCCATATCGGTGTAAAGACTTGTTTATTTTAGCTTATTCACCCTGTTTCCCGATGCTTGGTCAATTGTCATAATTGAACGGCGGAATGGTCATTTTATTTACACAAACAAACTGCCACTACATAAAATAACGGAGAGTAATTGCCAGAAGCTTTCCATGATTTCGGGGGATTTCAGCTAAAAAGGCCAGAAAGGGTGTTAATATGAAAAATGTGACAGTTGTTGGTTTAGGAAAGATTGGCTTGCCCTTAGCCGCAATTTTTGCGAATTGCGGACATTTACATGTGTACGGAGCAGATATCAATCAAACTGTGGTGGACAAAGTGAACCAGGGGATTTCCCATGTGGATAACGAGCCGGGACTTGATGAGCTGATTGCAAAAGCTTATGAGTCCAAAACCCTGGAAGCAACAGTAAATACGTCAGAAGCGGTAAGTAAATCTGAAGTAGTAGTGGTGATTGTGCCGGTATTAACAAAGGAAAACGGCGCAACAAACTATCAATATATCGATTCTGCTGTAGAGGATATAGCCAGAGGGATTAAAAAAGGAACGCTTGTAAGCTTTGAAACAACTTTGCCTGCCGGTGATACGAGAAACAGGTTCGGCCGGACGATCGAAAAGATTTCAGGATTGAAGATGGGGGTCGATTTTTTCTTATCCTACAGTCCTGAACGTGTGTACTCCAACCGGATCATCAAGGACTTGTCTGCCTATCCGAAGGTAGTGAGCGGATTGAACCCCAAAAGCCTGGAGTTAGCGGCTGATTTTTATCAAAAAGGGTTAAATTGCGACATTTTACCGGTCAGCAGCCTGGAGGCAGCCGAATTTACCAAGGTTGCCGAATGCGTATATCGTGATGTGAACATCGCGCTTGCCAATGAACTTGCTATGTATGCAAGCAAGCTGGATATTGACATTATGGAAGTCATAAAAGCAGCAAATAGCGAACCATATTCGAATATTCACCTGCCGGGTGTTGGCGTAGGGGGCCACTGCATCCCTGTATATCCATATTTCTTTATCAATAACGGCCTGGATGAGGGCTTGACCACTTTATCAAGAAGGATTAATGATGATATGGCCAAGTACGCAGTGGGGATGGCAGAAAAAAATCTAGGTTCATTAAGGAATAAAAGGGTCTTAATCTTGGGCTTGTCATTCCGGGGAAATGTGAAGGAGCCAACAAAATCATCCACATTGCTTCTGATTGATGAATTGAAGGAAAAGGGAGCAGCAGTATATGTCGATGATCCTTTATTTGAGGCAGGGGAGATTTCAAAATATGGTGTTGTTCCATTTTCAAAACAGCATGCGGAAGAAATCGAACTGATCATCCTCCAGGCTTACCATGATGAATATAAGAACATGGACTTTTCAGCATACAAAAACTGCAGCCTGGTTTTGGACGGAAGGAATGTGCTGGATAAAGAGGCAATTATAAAGCAGGGCATACACTATGTTGGAATTGGGGTGAAATAGCCGGCAATCAAATAAAATGGCAACAGGAAAGAGGAAATCATCTGGATTCCCTCTTATTTTTTGCTGTTATTTTTCATGAAATCATTAAAAAATTTCTCATTGAACAAGACCTGCTTGTCATCTGGCCGGTATTTTTTGGCGTTCTGATTGTGTTCAATCGATTTTTCTACATTGCCCAGTTCCCA contains the following coding sequences:
- a CDS encoding glycosyltransferase family 4 protein; its protein translation is MERLHIVYAMTHVGISGGVKVILEHANRLKKAGARVTLVSHFQKPSWFPIEAEYIQVPFELDLAKGIPNCDVIVATYWDHIQACIETGIAPVVYFEQGDFHLFDYDSMNSILKKFIQKQLEIPPFIFTVSNQASKQIASIYGREAKVIPNAVDEDIFTTMKAEKESAEKPYLLMVGAESAKFKGIADIITAYEKVKKEFDVDLYWITPEQPSEEMKRRVNKVFVGPTQQKISSLYRGASLYICGSTYESFSLPALEAMACGCPVVTTNNLGVLEYAVDQENALICQKTDPVDMAEKIACVLSSKELQKKLTANGLITVENYKWNTIIEELLDFYKKVASHKVKGQNQLNEWEIAVKSEHFLAKEDLAKLKNFLCVTSADIVKAPVVYAVEKAPPVARWEVVACRKHVDEGKTEHCFTPLLPFNKLQLFNYPGYKSFLIKEYEDALAEFQFLYDREENEKEKAAIGRWIVLSLLRLQRKEQAKKRLKEYIKQFTNHADFYLLKAHLDEDAKEKASSIETVRLLGDAASLPEFFYKVNHEI
- a CDS encoding GT-D fold domain-containing glycosyltransferase, with the translated sequence MTYSFSPEQWEYLFRLGYPGPWDKESMASEAIYRGGEAIVKSKLLKNQYLPYNLEDIIEEGMKSLLNDIICLQTASEVEMQLLEALREKKGFSVIRIGDGEILALSHDILVTSEEINKNRRLKGMGGFKVPNHEKRDLLAKNLLEADIVGIPEARYPVYQRMFNQVAKEYGLPLQSMKLAASLINYQINQETAFYHHVLKNYRVLLIGNRSADGEEFFIKKGYNSIAGTIKVPGFDSIEKVMEEADRYEYDIAFVSAGVAANIICVEIARRDKVAIDFGHLLDWYLSGRRVIRTE
- a CDS encoding glycosyltransferase; translation: MISVILPVYNGGDFLKETISSILNQTYKNLELIIVNDGSTDNSEEVVLTFTDERIKYFKQENKGVAEAFNKGLSEATGDYITFHGADDLSLINRFERMLQILQRGGIGVVHSDMLLITAGGSPMGYWQSGNVLPEGLYSFFLNVGTPFNNPTMIFKRDVLKSEVKYDPTIKVGSDTDFILKALKSDCLSYHIPEPLYLYRRHQTNVTNQKNPAVLARHVKLNLSDHDLKNIHEANGGPDGTDHNLFAAKLIAGLALSRRWMMNEAFILFNDAIPLIKSDRDRIFFEGMKGLIEKDYPRAVKHFTKIENRTHLEENYLGEALMFLKKYNEAYFHFIKALELCPDYHSPVQNLKAIGTLRGLNVIDKHINKYK
- a CDS encoding glycosyltransferase, with protein sequence MKEKLKILLLVKPFWIKFPKHKPKYETIAALENDAEVRYWHKDGNIKDILRRIDFKPDFILQYDVAWGYAFSPIISGLGQIDIPKGSIVIDVHYFPYVRRQYFEDTNMDMIFSLTKSPFLKTFPEYKEKFRWWPFSINPTIFKDWQLEKDIDYLLMGQVYDHDGQNNTNTPKGRYPFREEVLKKMKEVDGFVHHAHPGHDAPEAAILNEKYARELNRSKIFFTCGGQYKYPVLKYFEALACRTLLLAEPVQDILDLGFKEGQHFVACDLSNFQEKAQYYRDHEKERQLIADNGYRFIHENHTNEARAKQMVQYIQEYLDGQKK
- the galU gene encoding UTP--glucose-1-phosphate uridylyltransferase GalU, whose protein sequence is MKKVRKAIIPAAGLGTRFLPATKAMPKEMLPIVDKPTIEYIVEEAVASGIEDIIIVTGKGKRAIEDHFDIAHELERNLLEKGKLELLERVQHPSKLADIHYIRQKEPKGLGHAVWCARNFIGDEPFAVLLGDDIVQSETPCLKQLITQYEETHSSIIGVQRVPVEETHRYGIIDPSAQDGRRYHVQNFVEKPPSGTAPSNLAIIGRYILNPEIFKFLDLQQVGAGGEVQLTDSIQQLNQIQRVFAYEFEGKRYDVGEKMGFVQTTIDFALQREDLRDGVIAYLERVLKEVKSNKPI
- a CDS encoding DegT/DnrJ/EryC1/StrS family aminotransferase; this translates as MMIPFLDLKAQYKSIESEVKEAVAKIFEDCAFVGGKEVATFEKNFADYCHASYCIGVGNGTDALWLTLKAMGIGHGDEVIVPANTFIASSEAITATGARPVFVDHDKETYTINTEEIPSRITEKTKAIMAVHLYGQPADMDPILEIAARHGLKVIEDAAQAHGAEYKGRRVGSIGDAACFSFYPGKNLGAYGDGGAVVTNDKELAGLVRLLSQHGSKVKYIHEIAGYNSRLDGIQAAILNVKMNYIEQWTEARRKNASLYREMLKDTNIILPVEKEDVRHVYHLFVIRIKDREDVQKKLLDRGIQTGIHYPAPIHLTEAYRDLGIPARTFPLSEEYADNLLSLPMYAELTKNQIRKICDALKEIIS